The Neodiprion lecontei isolate iyNeoLeco1 chromosome 6, iyNeoLeco1.1, whole genome shotgun sequence sequence GTAACATATTAAAATATGTCAACGGAAGGAATCTCGTCTGAATTCGAATGCCTTATCGTAACGAGTACAACCTTGTCACGGAGACTGCTGTATTTACTtaacgaaatttatttactaGGTAAATAGGCAGGTAACTTACAGCAGCTACGTAGGAAACCATTTAATTTTTAGCTACAAGCTTGACGTTTTTGGCTAATTCACGAGTCGGTTCATCCGCTTTGCAGCCTCAGGACGTTTAAAACAGTCAAATTACCGATTGGATGTATATGTTGTTCCATCATCTAATATTATCGCCTTTGTCCTCATCATGTACTGCAATTTCCATTCCTGGCTGGTGgacaaatcaacgaatttccaGGGTGGCTTTTAACGAGGGTGCAAAGTCCCCCTTATAATAGTCAAGGAGGGAGAGATCTTACCAGAGGGTGTTTCACGGTGAGTTCCATAGCTGGAATTTGCAAATTATCAAAGTAACCCGCAGCCGAACTACTCAGCGAATTTCACGTTCTCTAAATGGCCAAGCTGCATTTCAACAAAGCAGATTGCATCAGACTCTGTTACAGCGAAGCGCTGACCCGTTTGCTTGTCATCCAGATCCAATGGTAGGAGGTTCCCATTACCACCAACGTATTTCATGGAAGTGCCAAGAGCTGAAACTTTCAATTCTAATCTAACATTACAACGACTTTGCTCGCTGGTTTAAATCTTGCTCCTGTTGTTGTTGCAACGAAACAGAATTAATACAAGCTGCGTATGAAGTAAGGTAAAATGCGAATCATCATTCATTACTCATTTACCACTGTGTCAAACTTTTACAGAATTAATCTATTGCATAGCATCCATTTCACAGTACGTATGGACCGAAGGTATGCGAGCGTACAGACCTAACAGTATTATATACGCTACGTGCAGTTGGATTTCACTTCTTAACGTTTTTTGTCGTCGCTCCAAGACACATCCGGCAGGGTAGGGGAAATTTGGGGAAAGAAGGACGGTGACGGGAGAACCGAGAGTTTGAGTGAGCGGGAAAGATCGGGAGCATCGTCCTTTAAGTCCGTTATGTCAGGCATTGTGTCAGGCGTCGAGTTCTTGTCGGTTTTGAGGAAAGCCGCGGATCGCTCAACCGGCGCACGAGCGTAATCTGTGCCCAAGTTAATCATATGCCAGGCGGGGAAACCGCACCGCGAGTTTCTATTCGGGTCATTAGATACAGCTCCTTGTTTCCTGGTGTAAAACTTTACGTAAACAACCGACAGGCACGTGACGCAAAAGCACTATCGGGAGTTGCGAAATACGTTTTGGCCTGTATCAGGGTTCGGAACCGCGCCGATCGGACGCGTCACGTAAATTCCCCTGATTAAACTGAAAGATTGGATACAGCCGGCATCGAGTTTGTAGGCACGTCTTACCTGATTGATCTTCTGGTGTCGCACAATTGCACGCCGATTCAACGAAAGCCGTCTTGTGAAATGGTTTCGAAGTTACATGTGTCACTGCCGCAACCTGCCCGCCTCGGTTCTACGGTGAGAAAATTCATACCTGCGATCATTCGGCAAAGTGGGAGACGTTATAAAAGGCTATCACGAGCCACTTCGCTCGGGCAGAAAATTCCGACCGCTACACGTACACGAAGAAACGGCATAAAATATCATACGTACTGTATACGGGGAATAATCGATACCGGGACACTAAGTTTAAATAACGACAACCGGAGTTTGAtaaaaagagaacaaaaattaaaccGCGAGCGATCATGAATCGTTTTCTTGGCTTTCTACTATTAGTGAGCTACGCATGTGCCAAGCCGGCGACCTACGACGAGTACCTCGCCCTCGAAGATGACACCGCTTCCGTCGGCTCTATCCGTCGTGACGTGCGAGCTCCTCTGCCTCCAGGATTTGCCATCGAAGTAGCGGACCTCCTCAGCGCTGGAACTGAGGCCAGGAAATCGCGAGAGGCAAAAGGCGCCGCGGAGCCTAAGAAGACTGCGATGAAAAACGCATCGGgtgagtttcttttttcctgtTTAACTTTGGATAGTCCTCACTTTGGGATAATTCCGGGAGCGACAAAGAGGCGTAATTTCCTCTTTAATCAACAAGTGACGCCTTTGAACACGTGCAATAATCGCTGTTTCAGGAAAATCTGACGAGGGTGGATACTACAAGAGTTATGGCAGCGATGCCGAGGGTGAAAAGGGCTACCTCAAGCAGACCTACAGCAAAGGTGATCACGGCTACAAGACCCTCGACACCTTCCACAAGCAGGACGGCGACAACTACGGCTTCGAGAAGCACACCGCGTTCGGAAAGGCCAAAGGAGCCAAGGAGGGTGGAGAACACGGAGAGAGCGGATCCTACAAGAGCGCCGAAGGCAGCGACGGCGACGACCACGAGGGAGCGGGTAAGTTCGCGAAATCAAgatcataaaaataattaacgatCAATCAAGTTTGTGTCTCTCGACGCTGTCGGAGAAACGTCAGAATGGGGATGAATGCGCTCTGCAGCCGGGATAAAAAACGACCAAGTGAACCTCATTTTGAACCCAACAGGAACCATCGTGGACGCTCATTACGCTCCGTACGAAGGCGAACACTACAGCGAGGGTGAACATGTGTCGTCCGAGGGGGGGGATGGGGGGCATTATACGGAAGGAGGGGACGCCGGGCACTACACAAGCGGAGGACAGGGCGGCTCGGGAAGTTACTCAAGCGGGGGTGGAGACGCGGGGCATTATTCCACCGGCGGCGGGGCTGAGGGCTCATACGGAACGCACGGCTCCTACTCGAGCGCGGATGACTCTGGGGATCATCAGGGTTACGTAGACGGCGGCTCTCAGTACGAGGGTGATCACTACTAGTTTACCCCCGGAATGACGAGGGGCGAAGATTAGCCGAAGTCGAAGCTTACAGCCGCGGCTGAGTTGCACCTGCAGATATAGATGCATTGCGGATTTTGGCGCTTGAGATCGCTTCCATCACCTTGCCGCAGTCATTCTTGTACATATATAACGTAATGTATATGGGATAACGATTTGAAGAATGTTCACCACCATGTCACCGTTGTTAGttcattattaaaaatttgttcaacttCAGTTTACAGCTTCTCGTATTCATTACGGTCTTCTGACCACCCTAGATCCCTTCTTCACCCTTTAATCGATCGAACCATACCCGCGGGCGATCTAGTCAAAATTCATTATGGTAATGGTACTTCCCAGCCGTTTTAATTCAGTCGATTGAAAGGAAGAGCCCACGTGAGAACAAAATTTAACCAAGTACTGAAAATCGCTTTGCAGTCCTTGGATATCAGACAATTTTTCCTTCATCGGTAATCGTATCTCAAATCCATCGAGATTCCCTGTAATACCTGCGTCTTTCGATTTGTAGAAACTTTGCTGGAGGCGTAAAATCGTTTTTAATTCTAAAAATGTATCGTCGTAATATCGTCGTTGCTGGGCTAGCGATTTGGTATTTCTGGCTGTAGCTACGGAGATATTTGATACTTGGAAATTCCCGATAAGATAGTAACGGTGTGCCGTCTCAGTTCCGCAGCGATTTTTATCCGGTAATCAATACTCTGTCTGCAGCTGGAGTTTGCTAATATTGTAAAAGAATGAGTGCTTATTCTATACTTGCTATGCGTAGAAAGCGAACTAGAATTCAGTGCCGTGCTTTTACCTGTTTGTCGATACCCACGTATCATTAgtacgaaatttgaaaacttttgaatTATTCACGATACGATACCTGTGAGGGTTTCTATTCAGAATTTGAGGTCTCTGTCATCCTACAGACGAATCTTCGGAAACAGTTTCTAGCGGAATCTGCTGCGCCTTGTCTGACTAGTTTGTATACAAGAACACAGAAGCCGGAAGTTCGCCAGTAGCAGTGAAACTCTGATAGTCAGTGCTAATTCTTGGCAAAGTCCGACATCCCTGATTACAGTAGGAAACCGTAGGAGACTTAATACACTGTTTCCCTCAGATTATAATCAACTCCGAGAGCCGAACTCGAAGACTGGTAAGTCAGCGAAACAGTGTCCAGTTTCAATGCGGCCGCAAGCGCGGCTTTTCGGTATAGCAACGGCGATGCCGTCCCGTTTTGAAGTGGTGTGACGGGCAAGAGTGATTCCAACTAAATTTCAGGCAATAAAAAAGTAATCCATTCGGATCAGCGCCATTTAAATTGAGGAACAATTTCATTAGCAAAGGCGTCGTGCCGCATGGGTGCGCTTTATTCGCGGGATGTCTGCTGGATTAATCCCATGGTTGGCGGGTGAGTGAGAATGTGGCCAGATCTGAGGGGCAGTTCAGCAAGATGAGGAGGGGGACGGGCCTCATCAACTGATTGCGGCCTCGGCGTAAAGCAGGGGTTGAGACGGGTGACTGTAATTAAGCAAATCTGTAAAAGAGATATTCAGATTTAATATAGTTGCAGGGACGTTGAATTCCGGTTAAGTAAAAGGGTCCGCATGAGAAATGAGagcttattttatttctaccgCGGGGTCCTCTGGCCACCACGCTCAAAAgttttctcttcgtttttttcatttatacaaCACCGCGTTAATCTTCCGGGGCAAGGCATGAGATATAACTCAGTATCACGCGCACTCCTTTTATCCTTTCATGCTCGCCCGTAGACCACTGACTTTGAGCCGGCGGTGGCTAATTAAAGGAGGGCTGGACCGGGAGCTGACCTCGGTCTCGGCTGGGGATCGCATTGTGCTCGGCTCTTAAATTGGATTTGCTAGTCAAGCAGGTCGATTTGCGCGTGGTCAGGGTACCAAGAAACCGAGTCGAGCCGAGAGGCTATGGGGGAGGCCCGACTCTCTGTGCCCGGGGTTTGAGGCGGAAAATAGAAAGGGAAGATAAAGCGTAGCTAGCTCTCGTTAACGCGCGGGCACTAGCGAAAgcagaaaagaagaaaggtGGAGAAGGAGGAGTCACAAAGCATCCAGTCGCCTTGGAGCGAGGCGAAGGATGACAACTAAGGGAATCGAAgatcttcctcttcctcctcctcccacTCTTTCTCCTCGCCTCGCCGCCGTTTTCACACGGCGACAAGGTCCCTCTGAAGATATCTGCTTTCCAAGCAATCTCTTCATCTCCAGGTCAAGTATAGCGCCATTCCAGAACGCAGCCTAATCTTCATTTCGACACCCTTTCTCCCTCGCTGCGATTCCTAGCGTGTTGGCATCCCGGCTGAGTTCCATCCAGCTCTCGTTCGCTTCGCCGATTTATCCCCTTGGCGAATTTAACTTGGCTGCATCCAATCTTCATCTTGATTATGCAGCGCCAACACACTAGCGGGCCAATCTGCAGGGACCGACGAGATGTTGCTGCCAAACAACCCGGTAAAGACTGTGGACCAGTAGCTATATACGGTGATGAGTATACGTAATTCCCGTCTCTGTGTAAGGAATGCGAACTCCAGTATAAACCAGAACTTGAAGAGTTCTTGAAATTACGAACGTGCACTATCCAATATTTCACGCCGGGGAACCGATCCCACTCTGCATGTGGCTTTCTGTCTCCATGCAAATGCGGGGTCGAATCAACCGAAGCTGCAAGGCGGCAAACAGACCGATATCCGTTGTTTGTGT is a genomic window containing:
- the LOC107219553 gene encoding keratin, type I cytoskeletal 9, with the translated sequence MNRFLGFLLLVSYACAKPATYDEYLALEDDTASVGSIRRDVRAPLPPGFAIEVADLLSAGTEARKSREAKGAAEPKKTAMKNASGKSDEGGYYKSYGSDAEGEKGYLKQTYSKGDHGYKTLDTFHKQDGDNYGFEKHTAFGKAKGAKEGGEHGESGSYKSAEGSDGDDHEGAGTIVDAHYAPYEGEHYSEGEHVSSEGGDGGHYTEGGDAGHYTSGGQGGSGSYSSGGGDAGHYSTGGGAEGSYGTHGSYSSADDSGDHQGYVDGGSQYEGDHY